A stretch of DNA from Nitrospira sp.:
TCCCACACGGCCCAGATCGGAACCGACGCAAGAAACCGTTGGAGAGCAGACGATCCATGTTGATAGCGATGCTTCGCTCGGTACTGGCTGAGCGTGGACGCCGTGAACTCACTCCCCGCCGCATTCGGTGGAGACGGACAACGGTCATCGCCATAGATGAGATCACCCAGCAGAATCATAAAGTCCGGTTGCTGATGTCGAAGCATGCCAAAGATAGGATAGCCCATGCCGTCATCTCGACAGCGCTGTTGTCCTCCCAAATCAGCACTCCATAAAAAGGTCGTCGGAACTGACTCAGTCGCGGATGGTGCAGTCCTAAACTCGCCCTGCATGAGCCCTCCCACCGAGTCCGTCGGCAGGGGGGGGTGAATGGTGCGAACCGTATAGCGATAGCGAGTCGCCGGGCGCAATCCGGTCAGTGGAATCTGCATGGTGAAGTCCTGCGCGGCTTTCGTGGAGAAAAGTTCGGTTTTGACGCGAGGCGCGTGTTCCCATTCATCTACTGGCGCGGAGCGGACTTCGACCTGAGCCGGGCCATCTGTCCGAAACCACAGCACCGCGGAGTCACTGGTGACATCGCCGGTCGCGATGCCATGAGACACGGCGCCCGTCGGTGAGGCGAGAGCCGTATCAGAAATAGGTGCTTGATCGAGCGGGCTATTCAGACAATAGGTCTCGTGTCGTAATGGGTAATAGCCGGTGGGCAAGTGGGGAAAATCACTGATCGCGTGGCGACCGGTGTTCCATACATGCAGACAGCGAGCAATCAAATAAGGGACAGGCTTCCGTGTACTCGGTATGGTGACTGCGGAGGTACCTGTAAAGAGACCCACCACAATCAGCTTGTTCCCTGGCTGGAGCGCAGCCGGGTCGAGGCGTTGGAGGTACCGCAGCACAAACCGGCCAGTGGATGGCGCCGACTCGACCACCATGGTTCTGGATGGATTCAGGGGCAAGGCCTCGACGGTCATCACAGAGCCCTCGTCCGTTTTCTCCACACTAAGAATCCGACCGCCGACTTGAACCAGGTGGTTCGTGAGATAAGTTTCGGCTTCTGGATTGAAGATGTCCATTTGAAGAGCGGGATCGAGCGTCTTCGTGACATCGGGTGGGAATAAGGGTTGCGTGCAGGCCGATAGTGCGCACGCAAGGAACATTGCACCAATGAGATGCAGACGGT
This window harbors:
- a CDS encoding alkaline phosphatase D family protein, which produces MEIADASPWRHQKLTYRVRTYLTERAIEICTASRCCSHRKFSWRANRLHLIGAMFLACALSACTQPLFPPDVTKTLDPALQMDIFNPEAETYLTNHLVQVGGRILSVEKTDEGSVMTVEALPLNPSRTMVVESAPSTGRFVLRYLQRLDPAALQPGNKLIVVGLFTGTSAVTIPSTRKPVPYLIARCLHVWNTGRHAISDFPHLPTGYYPLRHETYCLNSPLDQAPISDTALASPTGAVSHGIATGDVTSDSAVLWFRTDGPAQVEVRSAPVDEWEHAPRVKTELFSTKAAQDFTMQIPLTGLRPATRYRYTVRTIHPPLPTDSVGGLMQGEFRTAPSATESVPTTFLWSADLGGQQRCRDDGMGYPIFGMLRHQQPDFMILLGDLIYGDDRCPSPPNAAGSEFTASTLSQYRAKHRYQHGSSALQRFLASVPIWAVWDDHDVTNNFSGPYEPLMPLGRQALFEYWPIRHASDDPMRLYRRVRYGADLDIFLLDTRQYRSRNTDPDGSDKTMLGKAQLSWLVNGIAQSTATWKIIATSVPLSTPKAGSLATPGNDSWALGADGTGFQHELRTIVQTILSQPVRNVVWLAADVHYMQVNAYDANRDGVSDFHEFIAGPLSGASMTPRLPDSTFHPTTLFSEGGSMNVGKISIHGTALEVTMIDDSGKTRFSHQLTAQ